From a region of the Mytilus galloprovincialis chromosome 3, xbMytGall1.hap1.1, whole genome shotgun sequence genome:
- the LOC143068279 gene encoding voltage-dependent calcium channel gamma-5 subunit-like, with product MGVVDDFKGTTIFCKVAFILLFIATLFTCISYTTTEWVYDDIGADALHYGLWRICGEAELPGACSHIDGWANDWYGVVQAFVTFGFFGILISFFLVVLYIFVGKCQKNGEVAIAVAIICIATGVFYLIGIIIFGAKVNDKWVENAVTDYKFGYSFALSIIAFLLEIVAGVMMLVEGKGGVGGGRGTKPLA from the exons ATGGGAGTGGTTGACGATTTTAAGGGAACAACTATTTTTTGTAAAGTAgcctttattttattgtttattgctACATTATTTACATGCATTTCCTATACGACAACTGAGTGGGTTTATGATGATATAGGAGCCGACGCATTGCATTATGGTTTATGGAGAATTTGTGGAGAAGCAGAATTGCCAGGTGCATGTTCACATATAGATGGCTGGGCGAATG ATTGGTATGGCGTAGTTCAGGCATTTGTGACCTTTGGATTTTTTGGCATTTTAATTTCCTTTTTCCTAGTTGTACTGTACATATTTGTTGGCAAATGTCAGAAGAATGGAGAAGTTGCAATTGCAGTTGCTATTATTTGTATTGCCACAG GTGTATTTTATTTGATCGGCATTATAATTTTTGGTGCCAAAGTGAACGACAAGTGGGTTGAAAATGCCGTTACGGACTATAAATTTGGTTATTCATTCGCGCTATCTATCATCGCCTTTTTGCTAGAAATTGTTGCTGGTGTGATGATGCTTGTGGAAGGTAAAGGCGGAGTAGGAGGAGGAAGAGGAACTAAACCATTAGCATAA